TGTTACCGCACCAATCGGCGGACGCGTTGTGTTCACCAACGGCTCGGAAAACCGCACCTTCAGCGGCGTGGTGGGCGCCGGCGGCGGGATCACCGACCTCAAGCTCGTGGCCAACCGCGGCGGTGAAGGCGCGGCAGTCGCGCCAAATGGTGACGTGTATGTGGCCAACGGTCAGGTCTTCATCTACGGCAAGGACGGCAAGCAAAAGGGGCGCATCGACGTGCCGGAGCGCCCGCTGCAACTGCTGTTTGGCGGCGCAAACAAACGCACGCTGTTTATCCTGACCCACCATGCGCTGTACGCAACGCAGATCAATTGAGGACACCACGATGAAACGCATCACCAGGGCGCTGGGCGCAGCGCTGCTGCTGGCAGCGGCAGCGGACGGCATGGCCGAGGACCAGTTCAAGTTGCTGGTACTGGCCATGCCCGGCAAATACCACTACGAGTACATCCCGATCGCGCGCGACAGCCTGGAGCGCATGGCCAGGCTGCACGCGTTCGAACTCACCTACACCAACAAGCCGCAGGTGTTCGAGGGCGACCTGACGCAGTACGCGGCCGTGATGTTCCTGAACACGCCGGGCGAAGAGCTGAACGCGGCGCAGCGCGCCAAGTTCGAGGCGTACATGCGCGGCGGGGGCAACGCGATCGTCGTGCACCGCGCGGCGATCACGCCGCCCAACGACTGGGTCTGGTACGAAAAGATGGTGGGCCGCTCGGTCGGCCCACACCCGAAACTGCAGACCGGCGTGGTCACGGTCGTCGACCAGAACTTCCCCGCCACCTTCGGCCTGCCTGCGCGCTGGATCTGGAGCGACGAGTTCTACGTCACGACCAATCCGTATCAGGTGAAGATCGACACGGTGCTGAGCGTGGACGAGTCAAGCTACGACACGACGAAGATCTGGCCGGGACAAACCGTCAAGGGCATGGGCAAAGACCACCCGATCGCCTGGCACCACCGGTACGAACAGGGGCGCGTGTTCGTTACCACGCTGGGCCACAACGGCGAGATGTACCGCGATCCGCAGTACCTGAATCATCTGCTGGGCGGGATTTACTGGAGCGCGACCGGGTTGGGGCAGAAGCGCTGATCACGCGGGCAAACCGAGCTCGCTTTTCGTGGTGCGGTAATGAACGT
This is a stretch of genomic DNA from Oxalobacteraceae sp. CFBP 8761. It encodes these proteins:
- a CDS encoding ThuA domain-containing protein, producing the protein MKRITRALGAALLLAAAADGMAEDQFKLLVLAMPGKYHYEYIPIARDSLERMARLHAFELTYTNKPQVFEGDLTQYAAVMFLNTPGEELNAAQRAKFEAYMRGGGNAIVVHRAAITPPNDWVWYEKMVGRSVGPHPKLQTGVVTVVDQNFPATFGLPARWIWSDEFYVTTNPYQVKIDTVLSVDESSYDTTKIWPGQTVKGMGKDHPIAWHHRYEQGRVFVTTLGHNGEMYRDPQYLNHLLGGIYWSATGLGQKR